From one Budorcas taxicolor isolate Tak-1 chromosome 21, Takin1.1, whole genome shotgun sequence genomic stretch:
- the LOC128066989 gene encoding myeloid-associated differentiation marker-like: MATSSTSTDQDCLALVWFCFRLLQLFSSCVAFWLVTPGFQKWGVDYEAKNTCAMLIWFLSLPISLIVVIVELCNIQSHFPFSYHMPLTDACFAAHVYLSLFLVQSIQRVQFLPWDPFISQVNTALTFTSITCFLFGFELSCTWNCYKLEDLTCAVYTVQGVLKVLEMFVACVIFAFISNTSQHLKEPAHEWCLAIYCICFTQATVATLLNLGNWEYRLPVQLTLLSVLLYSTALVLCWLYPVDKKIKDKPEGFWDVYMLGLTHCSSRRDYRPALAILTAINLLIYVADLVISAH; the protein is encoded by the coding sequence ATGGCCACCAGTTCCACATCCACAGACCAGGACTGCTTGGCCTTGGTGTGGTTCTGCTTCCGCCTCCTGCAGTTGTTCTCCAGCTGTGTGGCCTTCTGGCTGGTGACTCCTGGCTTTCAGAAGTGGGGCGTAGATTACGAGGCCAAAAATACCTGCGCCATGCTCATCTGGTTCCTCTCTTTGCCCATAAGCCTCATCGTAGTCATAGTTGAATTATGTAATATCCAGTCCCACTTTCCTTTCTCGTACCACATGCCCCTCACAGATGCCTGCTTCGCCGCCCACGTCTACCTCTCACTGTTCCTCGTCCAGTCTATCCAGAGAGTCCAGTTTTTGCCTTGGGACCCTTTCATAAGCCAGGTCAACACTGCCCTAACATTCACCTCCATTACGTGTTTCCTTTTTGGTTTCGAATTGTCCTGCACATGGAACTGCTACAAGCTCGAAGACCTCACCTGTGCTGTGTACACTGTGCAGGGTGTGCTGAAGGTGCTGGAGATGTTTGTGGCCTGTGTCATCTTCGCCTTCATCAGTAACACTTCCCAGCATCTGAAGGAGCCAGCTCATGAGTGGTGTCTGGCCATCTATTGCATCTGCTTCACCCAGGCAACTGTGGCCACGCTGCTGAACCTGGGCAACTGGGAGTACAGGCTGCCCGTCCAGCTGACCCTGCTCTCCGTCCTCCTCTACTCCACTGCTTTGGTCCTCTGCTGGCTCTACCCAGTAGATAAGAAGATTAAGGATAAGCCTGAGGGATTCTGGGACGTGTACATGTTGGGGCTCACCCACTGCTCGAGCCGCAGGGACTATCGACCGGCTTTGGCCATCCTGACAGCCATCAACCTGCTGATTTACGTGGCCGACCTGGTGATCTCAGCCCACTAG